A genomic segment from Nicotiana tabacum cultivar K326 chromosome 9, ASM71507v2, whole genome shotgun sequence encodes:
- the LOC107825696 gene encoding uncharacterized protein LOC107825696 isoform X2, with translation MNPETSNNQTNPTKRTFAEIDKPATINCMVVAIDHNNLYYTVCSVCEKTLPDPSPNTHFPNSSIPICKYCNFNNNGFFNPAPSGSKRLFRVLMSIATDKKVVVVIMFDRAARVLFGCSADEFFDFAKTHPFAAAAAGRALEGEMLKVTLSQPKNGNARHLRVVSVLPLRTGFQPVIETLRELYRAQGE, from the exons ATGAATCCTGAAACCTCCAATAACCAAACAAATCCCACAAAAAGAACATTTGCAGAAATAGACAAACCAGCAACAATAAATTGCATGGTTGTAGCCATTGATCACAACAACCTTTACTACACAGTCTGCTCAGTTTGTGAAAAAACCCTCCCTGACCCTTCTCCCAATACCCATTTTCCCAATTCTTCAATTCCCATTTGCAAATACTGCAACTTTAACAATAATGGCTTCTTCAACCCTGCCCCTTCTGGTTCCAAACGCCTCTTTCGTGTCCTT ATGTCTATTGCTACAGACAAAAAGGTGGTTGTGGTGATAATGTTTGATAGAGCGGCTAGGGTTTTGTTTGGTTGCTCTGCTGATGAGTTCTTTGATTTTGCCAAGACTCATCCTTTTGCTG CTGCAGCTGCAGGTAGAGCTTTGGAAGGAGAAATGTTGAAAGTCACCTTGTCCCAACCAAAGAACGGGAATGCACGACATCTAAGAGTGGTATCAGTTTTGCCATTGCGGACAGGTTTTCAACCTGTGATTGAGACCTTGAGGGAACTATATCGAGCACAAG GTGAATGA
- the LOC107825699 gene encoding uncharacterized protein LOC107825699 isoform X1, which yields MEQDRLNSPHTSAICLEVLGHQLQFCQDPNSKHLGTTVWDASMVLVKFLEKNCRKGRFSPSKLRGKRVIELGAGCGVAGFGMALLGCDVVSTDQTEVLPLLMRNMERNTSRIMQTGSGSDSFGSIEAAELDWGNENHIKAVEPPFDYIIGTDVVYAEHLLEPLLQTIFALSGPKTTILLGHEIRSTNVHEKMLDMWKSNFEVKTVPKSKMHSTYQHPSIQLYIMGFKPQGNTSETVREMAQQQTEEVGERETMHGSEEDDSKYGFNKDDATDNEGKVDKDLVLDPENRKLSDWEARRCGAMAARLLRDVKIT from the exons ATGGAGCAAGACAG GTTAAATTCTCCACACACTTCTGCAATTTGCCTTGAAGTTCTTGGCCATCAACTTCAGTTTTGCCAG GATCCCAATTCGAAGCATTTAGGCACTACAGTTTGGGATGCATCAATGGTTTTAGTAAAATTTCTG GAAAAAAACTGTCGAAAAGGGAGGTTTTCTCCATCTAAATTGAGAGGAAAGCGTGTGATTGAACTTGGAGCAGGTTGCGGTGTTGCAGGATTTG GCATGGCGTTGCTTGGATGTGATGTTGTTTCAACTGACCAAACCGAGGTTTTGCCATTGCTAATGAGAAATATGGAGCGTAATACTTCCAGGATAATGCAGACAGGCTCAGGTTCAG ATTCATTTGGTTCCATAGAGGCTGCAGAGTTGGACTGGGGTAATGAGAATCATATAAAAGCTGTTGAACCTCCATTTGACTATATCATTGGGACTGATGTT GTTTATGCAGAGCATCTGTTGGAACCACTTTTGCAGACAATATTTGCACTGTCTGGACCGAAGACGACAATTTTG TTGGGTCATGAAATCCGATCAACAAATGTCCATGAAAAGATGCTTGACATGTGGAAGAGTAATTTTGAGGTCAAAACTGTTCCAAAATCAAAG ATGCATAGTACTTATCAACACCCAAGCATCCAGTTATACATAATGGGCTTTAAGCCACAAGGAAATACCTCGGAAACTGTTAGAGAGATGGCTCAGCAGCAGACCGAAGAGGTTGGGGAAAGAGAAACTATGCATGGATCAGAAGAAGATGATAGTAAATATGGGTTTAATAAAGATGACGCGACTGACAATGAGGGCAAGGTAGACAAAGACCTGGTTTTGGATCCAGAGAACAGAAAGCTTAGTGATTGGGAAGCTAGAAGATGTGGTGCGATGGCTGCTAGGCTTCTTCGTGATGTCAAGATAACATAA
- the LOC107825698 gene encoding T-complex protein 1 subunit beta: MAIDKIFKDEATEEKGERARMASFIGAMAIADLVKTTLGPKGMDKILQSTGRGHSVTVTNDGATILKSLHIDNPAAKVLVDISKVQDDEVGDGTTSVVVLAGELLREAEKLVNSKIHPMTIISGFRMASECARNVLEQKVVDNKQDAEKFRSDLMNIARTTLSSKILSQDKEHFAKLAVDAVMRLKGSTNLEAIQIIKKPGGSLKDSFLDEGFILDKKIGVGQPKRIENAKILVANTAMDTDKVKIYGARVRVDSMAKVADLEAAEKEKMREKVQKIISHGINCFVNRQLIYNFPEELFADAGILAIEHADFDGIERLGLVTGGEIASTFDNPESVKLGHCKLIEEIMIGEDKLIHFSGVEMGQACTIVLRGASPHVLDEAERSLHDALCVLSQTVNDSRVLLGGGWPEMVMAKAVDELAKKTPGKRSHAIEAFTRALLAIPTTIADNAGLDSAELIAQLRAEHHKEESNAGIDVISGSVGDMAELGISESFKVKQAVLLSATEAAEMILRVDEIITCAPRRREGM, from the exons ATGGCG ATTGACAAAATCTTCAAAGATGAAGCCACTGAAGAAAAGGGCGAGCGCGCTAGGATG GCGTCGTTTATCGGAGCAATGGCAATTGCTGACTTGGTAAAGACAACCTTAGGACCTAAGGGGATG GATAAAATTTTGCAATCGACAGGCAGAGGACACAGTGTTACAGTTACCAATGATGGTGCAACAATTTTGAAGTCCCTCCATATTGACAATCCAGCTGCCAAGGTCCTCGTGG ATATCTCCAAGGTACAGGATGATGAAGTTGGTGATGGGACAACTTCAGTAGTCGTTTTGGCTGGAGAACTTTTGAGGGAGGCAGAAAAGCTGGTAAATTCAAAAATTCATCCGATGACAATTATTTCAG GTTTCCGGATGGCATCTGAGTGTGCACGCAATGTTCTGGAGCAGAAGGTCGTGGATAACAAGCAGGATGCAG AGAAGTTTAGATCTGACTTAATGAATATTGCAAGGACTACTTTGAGCTCAAAAATCTTGTCTCAGGACAAGGAGCATTTTGCAAAACTGGCTGTTGATGCGGTTATGAGGTTAAAG GGCAGTACCAATCTTGAGGCAATCCAGATAATTAAGAAACCTGGAGGTTCATTGAAGGATTCATTTTTAGATGAAGG GTTTATTTTGGACAAAAAGATTGGGGTTGGCCAACCAAAACGCATTGAAAATGCTAAGATTTTGGTGGCAAATACTGCTATGGATACAGATAAAGTGAAGATATATGGAGCACGTGTTCGAGTTGACTCAATGGCCAAGGTTGCTGATCTAGAAGCagctgaaaaggaaaaaatgagagagaaGGTGCAAAAGATCATTAGTCATGGAATAAATTGCTTTGTTAACCGACAGCTTATCTACAATTTCCCGGAGGAACTATTTGCTGATGCAGGGATACTTGCAATAGAGCATGCTGATTTTGATGGTATTGAACGGTTGGGTTTAGTTACTGGTGGAGAAATTGCCTCAACCTTTGATAATCCAGAGTCTGTTAAGCTTGGCCACTGCAAACTTATCGAGGAGATTATGATTGGTGAAGATAAGCTGATCCACTTCTCTGGGGTTGAAATGGGCCAGGCATGTACAATCGTTTTGAGAGGTGCAAG CCCTCATGTACTGGATGAAGCTGAAAGATCTCTGCACGATGCATTGTGCGTACTGTCTCAGACAGTAAATGACAGTAGGGTTTTACTTGGAGGTGGATGGCCTGAGATGGTGATGGCTAAGGCGGTTGATGAACTAGCTAAGAAGACTCCAGGTAAAAGATCTCATGCAATTGAGGCTTTTACCCGTGCACTTTTGGCAATTCCAACGACTATTGCCGACAATGCCGGATTAGATAGTGCGGAGTTGATTGCTCAGCTTCGTGCGGAACACCACAAGGAGGAAAGCAATGCAGGAATTGATGTCATCTCTGGATCT GTTGGAGATATGGCAGAGCTAGGAATATCTGAGTCGTTCAAAGTCAAACAGGCAGTGTTGCTCTCTGCCACTGAGGCTGCTGAGATGATCCTAAGGGTTGACGAAATCATCACTTGTGCCCCAAGGAGGAGAGAGGGAATGTAA
- the LOC107825699 gene encoding uncharacterized protein LOC107825699 isoform X2 — protein MEQDRLNSPHTSAICLEVLGHQLQFCQDPNSKHLGTTVWDASMVLVKFLEKNCRKGRFSPSKLRGKRVIELGAGCGVAGFGMALLGCDVVSTDQTEVLPLLMRNMERNTSRIMQTGSDSFGSIEAAELDWGNENHIKAVEPPFDYIIGTDVVYAEHLLEPLLQTIFALSGPKTTILLGHEIRSTNVHEKMLDMWKSNFEVKTVPKSKMHSTYQHPSIQLYIMGFKPQGNTSETVREMAQQQTEEVGERETMHGSEEDDSKYGFNKDDATDNEGKVDKDLVLDPENRKLSDWEARRCGAMAARLLRDVKIT, from the exons ATGGAGCAAGACAG GTTAAATTCTCCACACACTTCTGCAATTTGCCTTGAAGTTCTTGGCCATCAACTTCAGTTTTGCCAG GATCCCAATTCGAAGCATTTAGGCACTACAGTTTGGGATGCATCAATGGTTTTAGTAAAATTTCTG GAAAAAAACTGTCGAAAAGGGAGGTTTTCTCCATCTAAATTGAGAGGAAAGCGTGTGATTGAACTTGGAGCAGGTTGCGGTGTTGCAGGATTTG GCATGGCGTTGCTTGGATGTGATGTTGTTTCAACTGACCAAACCGAGGTTTTGCCATTGCTAATGAGAAATATGGAGCGTAATACTTCCAGGATAATGCAGACAGGCTCAG ATTCATTTGGTTCCATAGAGGCTGCAGAGTTGGACTGGGGTAATGAGAATCATATAAAAGCTGTTGAACCTCCATTTGACTATATCATTGGGACTGATGTT GTTTATGCAGAGCATCTGTTGGAACCACTTTTGCAGACAATATTTGCACTGTCTGGACCGAAGACGACAATTTTG TTGGGTCATGAAATCCGATCAACAAATGTCCATGAAAAGATGCTTGACATGTGGAAGAGTAATTTTGAGGTCAAAACTGTTCCAAAATCAAAG ATGCATAGTACTTATCAACACCCAAGCATCCAGTTATACATAATGGGCTTTAAGCCACAAGGAAATACCTCGGAAACTGTTAGAGAGATGGCTCAGCAGCAGACCGAAGAGGTTGGGGAAAGAGAAACTATGCATGGATCAGAAGAAGATGATAGTAAATATGGGTTTAATAAAGATGACGCGACTGACAATGAGGGCAAGGTAGACAAAGACCTGGTTTTGGATCCAGAGAACAGAAAGCTTAGTGATTGGGAAGCTAGAAGATGTGGTGCGATGGCTGCTAGGCTTCTTCGTGATGTCAAGATAACATAA
- the LOC107825700 gene encoding serine carboxypeptidase-like precursor (The RefSeq protein has 1 substitution compared to this genomic sequence) gives MASSFSLIPFLALFLASFSHIALSLSSKSFLPFHKPIRSQKKIPVTMAEKFIRQLNLFPKHDINIISSKDNIALANEERLFEKKLNLPYLGDSGATVQDLGHHAGYFRLAHTKAARMFYFLFESRSNKNDPVVIWLTGGPGCSSELALFYENGPFKLSNNMSLVWNDFGWDKVSNLIYVDQPTGTGFSYSTDDSDIRRNETGVSNDLYDFLQEFFKAHPDYVNNDFYITGESYAGHYIPAFASRVNQGNKNKEGININLKGFAIGNGLTNPEIQYKAYTDYALDMKLINQTDYDAINELYPQCQQEIRLCGNGSDDACLDGFGHCTNIFSSIMDVVGDKNYYDIRKICQGSLCYDFSGMETYLNDDQVKQALGVPTSIDFVSCSSTVYQAMEADWMKNLEVGIPQLLEDGINLLIYAGEYDLICNWLGNSNWVHAVEWSGQKDFGAAPSVSFTVDGEEKGIQKSYGPLTFLKVHDAGHMVPMDQPKAALEMLQRWTAQGKLS, from the exons ATggcttcttctttctctctaattCCCTTTCTTGCTTTATTTCTTGCTTCTTTCTCTCATATTGCTCTTTCATTATCATCAAAGTCTTTCTTGCCTTTTCATAAGCCTATAAGAAGCCAGAAAAAAATCCCAGTAACAATGGCTGAAAAATTCATTAGACAACTTAACTTGTTTCCTAAACATGATATTAATATTATTTCTTCAAAGGATAATATTGCACTAGCCAATGAAGAGAGATTATTTGAAAAGAAATTGAATTTACCTTATCTTGGTGATTCTGGTGCAACTGTCCAAGACTTGGGTCATCACGCTGGTTATTTTCGTCTTGCACATACTAAAGCTGCAAg gatgttctattttttctttgaatcGAGAAGCAACAAGAATGATCCAGTAGTGATATGGTTAACAGGAGGGCCAGGATGTAGCAGTGAATTGGCTTTGTTTTATGAAAATGGACCTTTTAAATTATCTAACAACATGTCTCTTGTCTGGAATGATTTCGGCTGGGACAAG GTCTCAAACCTTATATACGTTGATCAACCAACAGGAACTGGTTTCAGTTATAGTACTGATGACAGTGACATTCGTCGCAATGAAACGGGTGTAAGCAATGACCTTTATGACTTCTTACAG GAATTCTTCAAGGCTCATCCTGATTATGTAAATAATGATTTCTACATTACTGGAGAATCATATGCTGGACATTATATTCCTGCATTTGCTTCTCGTGTTAACCaaggaaacaaaaataaagaaggaattaaCATAAACCTCAAG GGATTTGCCATTGGTAATGGACTCACCAACCCAGAAATTCAGTACAAAGCCTACACTGACTATGCGTTGGACATGAAATTGATCAATCAAACTGATTACGACGCCATAAATGAATTGTATCCACAATGTCAACAAGAAATTAGGCTTTGCG GAAATGGTAGTGATGATGCTTGCTTGGACGGATTTGGTCATTGCACAAACATCTTCAGTAGTATAATGGACGTTGTGGGCGATAAAAAT TACTATGATATCCGCAAGATATGTCAGGGGTCCCTCTGCTATGACTTCTCGGGAATGGAAACTTACCTCAACGATGACCAAGTTAAGCAAGCCCTCGGTGTTCCCACCAGCATTGACTTTGTATCATGTAGTTCGACAGTTTATCAGGCGATGGAGGCGGATTGGATGAAGAATCTTGAAGTAGGCATTCCTCAACTTCTTGAGGATGGTATCAATCTACTAATCTATGCTGGAGAATATGACCTTATCTGCAACTGGCTTG GGAACTCAAATTGGGTGCATGCAGTGGAATGGTCTGGGCAGAAAGATTTTGGGGCTGCACCATCTGTTTCTTTCACAGTAGATGGTGAGGAGAAAGGAATTCAAAAGAGCTATGGACCTCTGACTTTCCTCAAAGTCCATGATGCAGGTCATATGGTGCCAATGGACCAACCAAAGGCAGCACTCGAAATGCTCCAGAGGTGGACTGCTCAAGGCAAATTGTCCTAA
- the LOC107825696 gene encoding uncharacterized protein LOC107825696 isoform X1: MNPETSNNQTNPTKRTFAEIDKPATINCMVVAIDHNNLYYTVCSVCEKTLPDPSPNTHFPNSSIPICKYCNFNNNGFFNPAPSGSKRLFRVLMSIATDKKVVVVIMFDRAARVLFGCSADEFFDFAKTHPFAAAAAGRALEGEMLKVTLSQPKNGNARHLRVVSVLPLRTGFQPVIETLRELYRAQGGS; the protein is encoded by the exons ATGAATCCTGAAACCTCCAATAACCAAACAAATCCCACAAAAAGAACATTTGCAGAAATAGACAAACCAGCAACAATAAATTGCATGGTTGTAGCCATTGATCACAACAACCTTTACTACACAGTCTGCTCAGTTTGTGAAAAAACCCTCCCTGACCCTTCTCCCAATACCCATTTTCCCAATTCTTCAATTCCCATTTGCAAATACTGCAACTTTAACAATAATGGCTTCTTCAACCCTGCCCCTTCTGGTTCCAAACGCCTCTTTCGTGTCCTT ATGTCTATTGCTACAGACAAAAAGGTGGTTGTGGTGATAATGTTTGATAGAGCGGCTAGGGTTTTGTTTGGTTGCTCTGCTGATGAGTTCTTTGATTTTGCCAAGACTCATCCTTTTGCTG CTGCAGCTGCAGGTAGAGCTTTGGAAGGAGAAATGTTGAAAGTCACCTTGTCCCAACCAAAGAACGGGAATGCACGACATCTAAGAGTGGTATCAGTTTTGCCATTGCGGACAGGTTTTCAACCTGTGATTGAGACCTTGAGGGAACTATATCGAGCACAAGGTGGTTCATAG